A single region of the Pontimicrobium sp. SW4 genome encodes:
- the serS gene encoding serine--tRNA ligase: MLQVPFIRENQDLVITRLAKRNIDAKQMIAEVITLDENRRTIQTQLDNTLAESNALSKEIGMLYKSGQADKANILKEKTLLLKEDSKQLTEDLNTIVSQLEEVLFKIPNVPHESVPSGNTDEDNEEVFREGDIPVLHKNALPHWELAKKYDIIDFELGNKITGAGFPVYKGKGAKLQRALIWYFLDKNTAAGYQEVQVPHLVNEASGFGTGQLPDKEGQMYHVTGDNLYLIPTAEVPATNIFRDELLKEDELPKALTGYTPCFRREAGSYGAHVRGLNRLHQFDKVEILRVEHPTRSYQALDEMVEHVKSILQELKLPYRILRLCGGDLGFTSALTYDFEVFSTAQDRWLEISSVSNFETFQANRLKLRFKNSNGKSELAHTLNGSSLALPRVLAGILENCQIEKGIKIPDVLVPYTGFTFID; encoded by the coding sequence ATGTTACAAGTTCCTTTTATTAGAGAAAACCAAGATTTGGTAATAACACGTTTAGCAAAAAGAAATATTGATGCAAAACAAATGATTGCCGAAGTGATTACTCTAGATGAAAATCGCAGAACCATACAAACTCAATTAGATAATACTTTGGCAGAATCTAATGCGCTTTCTAAAGAGATTGGTATGTTGTATAAATCTGGACAAGCCGATAAAGCTAATATTTTAAAGGAAAAAACATTGTTGCTTAAAGAAGACTCAAAACAACTAACGGAAGACTTAAATACCATAGTTTCACAGTTGGAAGAAGTGCTTTTCAAGATTCCAAATGTGCCACATGAATCTGTTCCATCTGGAAATACCGATGAAGATAACGAAGAAGTATTTAGAGAAGGTGATATCCCTGTTTTGCATAAGAATGCCTTGCCACATTGGGAGCTAGCTAAAAAATACGATATCATTGATTTTGAACTAGGAAATAAAATTACAGGTGCAGGTTTTCCAGTATATAAAGGAAAAGGAGCAAAACTACAACGTGCACTTATTTGGTACTTTTTAGACAAAAATACAGCAGCTGGTTACCAGGAAGTGCAAGTGCCACATCTAGTAAATGAAGCATCAGGCTTTGGAACAGGTCAATTACCGGATAAAGAAGGGCAAATGTACCATGTAACTGGAGATAATTTGTATTTAATACCAACAGCCGAAGTACCTGCAACCAATATTTTTAGAGACGAACTTTTAAAAGAAGATGAACTACCAAAAGCCTTAACAGGCTACACGCCTTGTTTTCGTCGTGAAGCAGGGAGCTATGGAGCACATGTAAGAGGATTAAATAGGCTGCATCAATTTGATAAAGTAGAGATTTTAAGAGTTGAACATCCAACACGCTCATATCAAGCACTTGATGAAATGGTAGAGCATGTAAAGTCTATTTTGCAAGAGTTAAAGCTTCCTTACAGAATTTTAAGATTATGTGGTGGAGATCTTGGGTTTACATCGGCACTTACATACGATTTTGAAGTATTTTCAACAGCGCAAGATAGATGGTTAGAAATTTCGTCGGTATCAAATTTTGAAACATTTCAAGCGAATCGTTTAAAATTGCGTTTTAAAAATAGTAACGGTAAAAGTGAGCTAGCACATACTTTAAATGGAAGCTCTTTAGCATTACCTCGTGTACTAGCTGGAATTTTAGAGAACTGTCAAATAGAAAAAGGAATTAAAATTCCAGACGTTTTAGTACCTTATACTGGCTTTACATTTATAGATTAA
- a CDS encoding HTTM domain-containing protein: MLNKFLFKPIDNSALIVFRILFGFLISLESFGAIVSGWVHQALVEPKYTFSFIGFEWLQPLPDFWMYVYYAIMGVCGLLVMVGYKYRWSIISFAVLWSGTYFMQKTSYNNHYYLLILLSVFMVVVPANTRLSLDSKNNSSIQSNIMPNWCALIFIIQMWIVYTCASIAKLYPDWLDTSVIEILVKSKKDYFIIGNLLQKKWMHYIIAYFGIIFDLVIVPLLLWKQSRKYAFLVTIVFHLFNSIVFQIGIFPYMSLALCVFFFEPKTIRKIFLKKLKSIESKKETVFKKSNFIKIVFISYFVVQLVLPLRHWVIKGDVLWTEEGHRLSWRMMLRARQGIISFRVIDKENNQAIPIQLDTYLTYKQQRNFATKPDMIWQFSQFIKKIYKEEVNRDVMVFVDCQIKVNGKPFKPFIDPKVDLASVKWNAFKHSPWILPSKQD, encoded by the coding sequence ATGCTTAATAAGTTTTTATTCAAACCAATAGATAATAGCGCATTAATTGTGTTTAGAATTCTATTTGGCTTTCTTATTTCTTTAGAATCTTTTGGTGCCATAGTTTCTGGTTGGGTACATCAAGCTTTAGTTGAACCTAAATACACGTTTTCATTTATTGGTTTTGAATGGTTGCAGCCACTTCCAGATTTTTGGATGTATGTGTATTATGCAATAATGGGAGTTTGTGGCTTATTGGTAATGGTAGGTTATAAGTATCGATGGAGTATTATATCGTTTGCAGTTTTATGGTCTGGAACTTATTTCATGCAAAAAACGTCATATAATAATCATTACTATTTATTAATTCTGTTAAGTGTTTTTATGGTAGTAGTACCTGCAAATACTAGACTTTCATTAGATTCTAAAAACAACTCAAGCATCCAAAGTAATATAATGCCAAATTGGTGTGCATTGATTTTTATTATTCAAATGTGGATAGTATATACTTGCGCATCCATAGCAAAATTGTACCCAGATTGGTTAGATACATCAGTTATTGAAATTTTAGTGAAGTCTAAAAAAGACTATTTCATTATAGGTAATTTGCTGCAAAAAAAATGGATGCACTACATCATCGCATATTTTGGAATAATTTTCGATTTAGTTATTGTGCCATTATTACTCTGGAAACAAAGCCGAAAGTATGCTTTTTTAGTAACCATTGTATTTCATCTATTTAATTCTATAGTTTTTCAAATAGGGATATTTCCATATATGTCTTTGGCTTTGTGTGTATTCTTTTTTGAACCTAAAACCATAAGGAAAATATTCCTTAAAAAGCTAAAATCTATTGAGAGTAAAAAAGAAACAGTCTTTAAAAAATCAAATTTCATAAAAATAGTATTTATCTCTTATTTTGTTGTTCAATTAGTGTTACCACTACGTCATTGGGTTATTAAAGGTGATGTACTTTGGACAGAAGAAGGTCATCGATTATCTTGGAGAATGATGTTAAGAGCAAGACAAGGTATAATTTCATTTAGAGTTATAGATAAGGAAAACAATCAAGCTATTCCAATTCAATTAGATACTTATTTAACTTATAAGCAACAAAGAAATTTTGCGACCAAGCCAGATATGATTTGGCAATTCTCACAATTTATAAAAAAGATATATAAAGAAGAAGTGAATAGAGATGTTATGGTATTTGTTGACTGTCAAATTAAAGTAAATGGGAAGCCTTTTAAACCATTTATAGATCCTAAGGTTGATTTAGCTTCTGTAAAGTGGAATGCTTTTAAACATTCACCATGGATTTTACCATCAAAACAAGATTGA
- a CDS encoding TolC family protein, producing the protein MSLKFKIFPIAFFVFSIGFSQSTSVKKYTLNECIAIALENNLDLKSSKLRANSAKINFQQSKANILPSINGSYNIGINDGRSIDPFTNDFINQELTFSNARLDLDAVIFNGFRLINTVKQERLNRLASEHEIDEAEQNLILDVTLAYLQVLNNSDVLELANKRLEVTNNQLKRQEEIYQEEVGNPADYTDIKAQKTLDETNILNLKSALNNSKLNLTRLLNLDETISIEANDLLLNLERYEFSPEDVFNDALNGLATFKAKETRIKAVKKGISIAKAQFTPQISAFAGLNTNYSSLAETFTATGTNIIETGDFVTIDNQDVPVLKEQTVFEGHKIGYRDQFDNNLSTVVGLSVSLPIFNGFRAKNNVALEKIKLEESRIELDRTRQEIKNTISQVYFDMDASYMRYQSLMKQVEAFKESYRINEIRFNNGVSNFLAYITSKNNLDNSKTNLTNAKYEYLLLVKVLEYYRGNF; encoded by the coding sequence ATGTCATTAAAATTCAAAATTTTCCCAATAGCTTTTTTTGTATTCTCAATAGGGTTTTCTCAAAGTACAAGTGTGAAAAAATATACATTAAACGAATGTATTGCAATTGCTTTAGAGAATAACTTAGACTTGAAATCGTCAAAATTAAGAGCGAATTCAGCTAAAATAAATTTCCAACAATCTAAAGCGAATATATTGCCATCAATAAACGGAAGCTATAATATAGGAATTAACGATGGACGAAGTATAGATCCTTTTACTAATGATTTTATAAACCAAGAACTAACATTTTCTAATGCTAGATTAGATTTAGATGCTGTAATATTTAATGGGTTTAGGTTAATTAATACTGTAAAACAAGAACGTTTAAATAGGCTAGCTTCAGAGCATGAAATAGATGAGGCTGAGCAAAATTTGATATTAGATGTAACTTTGGCATATCTACAAGTGTTAAATAATAGTGATGTATTAGAATTGGCAAATAAGCGTTTAGAAGTCACAAATAATCAACTAAAAAGACAAGAAGAAATCTATCAAGAAGAAGTTGGGAATCCAGCTGATTATACAGATATAAAAGCGCAGAAAACTCTTGACGAAACAAACATACTTAATCTAAAAAGTGCGTTAAATAATTCTAAACTAAACCTAACAAGATTACTTAACTTAGATGAAACTATTTCTATTGAAGCTAATGACCTTTTATTAAATCTTGAGCGCTATGAATTTTCTCCAGAAGATGTATTCAATGATGCCTTGAATGGTTTAGCGACTTTTAAAGCTAAAGAAACAAGAATAAAGGCAGTAAAAAAAGGAATAAGTATTGCTAAAGCTCAATTTACACCTCAAATATCAGCTTTTGCAGGTTTAAACACGAATTATTCTAGTCTTGCAGAAACATTTACAGCAACAGGCACTAATATTATTGAAACGGGTGACTTTGTAACTATAGACAATCAAGATGTTCCTGTTTTAAAAGAGCAAACAGTCTTTGAAGGTCATAAAATTGGTTATAGAGATCAATTCGATAATAATTTAAGTACAGTAGTAGGTTTATCTGTAAGCCTTCCAATTTTTAATGGCTTTAGGGCTAAGAATAATGTAGCACTTGAAAAAATTAAGCTTGAAGAATCTCGTATAGAGTTAGATAGGACTCGCCAAGAAATTAAAAATACAATCTCTCAAGTTTATTTTGATATGGATGCAAGCTATATGCGTTATCAAAGTCTAATGAAGCAGGTTGAAGCGTTTAAAGAATCTTATCGTATTAACGAAATTAGATTTAATAATGGTGTGTCAAATTTCTTAGCTTATATAACAAGTAAGAATAACTTAGATAATTCTAAAACCAACCTTACAAATGCTAAATATGAGTATTTATTACTTGTTAAGGTTTTAGAATATTATAGAGGTAACTTTTAA
- a CDS encoding M43 family zinc metalloprotease, producing the protein MDFKKTTFSILFFSFLLSTVVTFAQEKEPERCATDEYNKMLLKDNPNMMGSKAFEQQLSKQIQLNNIKRSGINSSSNRRVVYTIPVVVHVIHNGEAIGVETNISDAQVLSQIQVLNEDFRRLSGTRGFNTHPDGADVEVEFCLAQQTPDGCVTNGINRIDMSAVSTTWSGPGGNTDTVLKPATIWDASKYLNMWSVKFSNSGNLGFAQFPGGPAISDGVVIGYQYFGTEDDPSVTLPDSDPRFNLGRTATHEVGHYLGLFHTFQGGCSEIDGGDLCADTPAVASSGSNANICNTGNDSCPTPAGFPDMVENYMDYSQDSCMNVFTNDQKVRVVATLTGSANRPTTITSNVCTPLASVNDDGSVQIEGVAIEECGFNVTPSIRITNWGTITLTSALITYDEDGGTASNYNWSGSLDYGEFEVVNLPVIVSSSGNHTFNVSISNPNGNTDLRSCNDDDSAAFSIDQSYASTTQVHLTLTPDSFGSEITWEFRDSGNNLLNNGGPYTDGNTDVINESFNVVANECYTFTIFDAPGDGICCDFGTGSYELKADDNTVIVSGGDYGASETTKVSTMVTLRGNKYFVDNRISIYPNPTNSILNIKLANRNDLPDAYKVYNLLGQLVKENQVKNTSQLNVDVSSLSNGLYFIKVIKNGASLSLPFIKK; encoded by the coding sequence ATGGACTTCAAGAAAACTACATTTAGCATTCTGTTTTTTAGTTTTTTATTATCAACTGTAGTAACATTTGCCCAAGAAAAAGAGCCAGAGCGTTGTGCTACAGACGAGTATAACAAAATGTTATTAAAAGACAACCCAAACATGATGGGTAGCAAAGCGTTTGAACAGCAACTTAGCAAGCAAATCCAATTAAATAATATAAAAAGAAGTGGTATTAATTCGTCTTCAAATAGGAGAGTAGTTTATACTATTCCTGTAGTGGTTCATGTTATTCATAATGGAGAGGCTATTGGTGTTGAAACTAATATTTCTGATGCTCAAGTTCTTTCTCAAATACAAGTGTTAAATGAAGATTTTAGAAGACTTTCTGGTACAAGAGGTTTTAACACACATCCAGATGGAGCAGATGTTGAGGTAGAATTCTGTTTAGCACAACAAACACCAGATGGCTGTGTTACCAATGGGATTAATAGAATAGATATGTCTGCAGTAAGTACTACATGGTCTGGACCTGGTGGTAATACAGATACTGTTTTAAAACCAGCTACAATTTGGGATGCTTCTAAATATTTAAATATGTGGTCTGTTAAGTTTTCAAACAGCGGTAATTTAGGATTTGCGCAGTTTCCTGGAGGTCCTGCCATTAGTGATGGTGTTGTGATTGGGTATCAATATTTCGGTACGGAGGATGATCCAAGTGTGACTTTACCTGACTCTGATCCACGCTTTAATTTAGGAAGAACTGCAACACACGAAGTAGGTCATTATTTAGGGCTATTCCATACTTTTCAAGGCGGTTGTTCTGAAATAGATGGAGGAGATTTATGCGCTGATACTCCAGCTGTAGCAAGCTCAGGCTCTAATGCAAACATATGTAATACTGGAAATGATTCTTGTCCTACACCTGCAGGATTCCCAGATATGGTTGAGAACTATATGGATTATAGCCAAGACTCATGTATGAATGTGTTTACAAATGATCAAAAAGTAAGAGTTGTAGCTACTCTAACAGGGTCTGCGAACAGACCAACAACAATAACTTCAAATGTCTGCACACCATTGGCTTCGGTTAATGATGATGGTAGTGTGCAAATAGAAGGTGTTGCAATCGAAGAATGTGGCTTTAACGTAACACCTTCTATAAGGATTACTAACTGGGGTACAATAACCTTAACTTCAGCTTTAATTACTTATGATGAAGATGGAGGAACTGCATCCAACTATAATTGGTCAGGGTCTTTAGATTATGGTGAATTTGAAGTAGTTAATTTACCAGTAATTGTTTCTTCTTCTGGAAATCACACATTTAATGTGTCTATATCCAATCCGAATGGGAATACAGATTTAAGAAGTTGTAATGATGATGATAGTGCTGCATTTAGTATAGATCAATCTTATGCCAGTACAACTCAAGTACATTTAACTTTAACTCCAGATAGTTTTGGTAGTGAGATAACATGGGAATTCAGAGATTCTGGAAATAACCTACTTAATAATGGAGGCCCTTATACTGATGGGAATACTGATGTAATAAACGAATCGTTTAATGTGGTAGCTAATGAGTGTTACACATTTACTATTTTTGATGCACCTGGTGATGGAATTTGTTGTGATTTTGGAACAGGTTCTTATGAATTAAAAGCAGATGATAATACAGTGATTGTTTCTGGTGGAGACTATGGAGCTTCTGAAACAACTAAGGTTTCAACTATGGTAACTCTTCGCGGGAATAAGTATTTTGTTGATAACAGAATAAGTATTTACCCAAACCCAACAAATAGTATTTTAAACATAAAATTAGCTAATAGGAATGATTTACCTGATGCATACAAAGTATATAATTTATTAGGTCAGTTAGTAAAAGAAAATCAAGTAAAAAATACTTCACAACTTAATGTAGATGTTTCTAGTTTAAGTAATGGGTTGTATTTTATTAAAGTTATAAAAAATGGAGCTTCCTTATCGCTACCGTTTATAAAAAAATAA
- a CDS encoding 50S ribosomal protein L25/general stress protein Ctc, whose protein sequence is MKSITINGSKRESVGKKATKALRNAGEVPCVLYGGDKPVHFSANELAFSKLVYTPNAHTVVIALDGEKYDAVLQDLQFHPVTDKILHVDFYQLFENKEIAMDIPVRIVGNSIGVKNGGNLRRNRRKLRVKALPTNLPDFIEADITKLKIGSKLYITELENEGYRFLHPDNTVVCQVKRSRVSVDIDEDEDEEGVEGATDGATEAPTAEATQE, encoded by the coding sequence ATGAAATCAATTACAATCAATGGATCGAAAAGAGAAAGCGTGGGCAAAAAAGCAACAAAAGCCTTACGTAATGCTGGAGAGGTTCCTTGCGTATTATACGGAGGAGACAAACCAGTACATTTCTCAGCAAATGAATTGGCATTCTCTAAACTGGTATATACGCCTAATGCGCATACAGTTGTGATTGCTTTAGACGGTGAAAAGTATGATGCGGTTTTACAAGACCTTCAATTTCACCCAGTAACAGATAAAATTTTACACGTAGATTTTTATCAATTATTCGAAAATAAAGAAATAGCAATGGATATTCCTGTACGTATTGTAGGGAATTCTATTGGAGTAAAAAATGGAGGTAATTTAAGAAGAAATAGACGTAAGCTTAGAGTAAAAGCTTTACCTACAAATCTTCCAGATTTTATTGAAGCAGATATTACTAAACTAAAAATAGGAAGTAAGCTTTATATTACTGAATTAGAAAATGAAGGGTATAGATTTCTACACCCAGATAATACAGTAGTATGTCAAGTGAAGCGTTCTAGAGTTTCAGTAGATATTGATGAGGATGAAGATGAAGAAGGCGTGGAAGGAGCGACTGATGGAGCAACAGAAGCACCTACTGCAGAAGCTACTCAAGAATAA
- a CDS encoding bifunctional riboflavin kinase/FAD synthetase has protein sequence MKIKTTLEAYPKKDSVVTIGTFDGVHIGHQKIISRLVEISRKENLQAVVLTFFPHPRMVLQKDTNIKLINTIDEKSQLLENLGIDHLVIHKFTKDFSRLGAIEFVRDILVNKLSVKHIIIGYDHRFGRNRNANVDNLREYGEVYNFRITEISAQEINEVAVSSTKVRKALNAGDIEIANAFLGYNFMLTGTVVEGKNLGKEIGFPTANLNIEETYKLIPKNGSYVVKSIIDSITIYGMMNIGNNPTVNGEKQTIEVHFFNFGKNIYNKKIQVELLKRLRDEEKFSSIDALKEQLHKDKDISLNFLEHNNA, from the coding sequence TTGAAAATTAAGACCACTTTAGAAGCTTACCCTAAAAAAGATTCAGTAGTAACAATTGGCACCTTTGATGGTGTACATATTGGTCATCAAAAAATAATCAGTCGACTTGTTGAAATTTCTAGAAAAGAAAATTTACAAGCCGTTGTGCTTACATTCTTCCCTCATCCTAGAATGGTGTTACAAAAGGATACAAACATTAAATTGATTAATACCATAGATGAGAAGTCACAATTATTAGAAAATTTAGGGATAGACCATCTAGTAATACACAAATTTACCAAAGACTTTTCTCGATTAGGAGCCATAGAATTTGTTAGAGATATTTTAGTGAATAAGCTTAGTGTTAAACATATTATTATTGGCTACGATCATAGGTTTGGAAGAAATAGAAATGCAAATGTTGACAATTTAAGAGAATATGGAGAGGTTTATAATTTTCGAATCACAGAAATATCGGCACAAGAGATTAATGAAGTTGCTGTAAGCTCTACAAAAGTTAGAAAAGCATTAAATGCTGGGGATATTGAAATTGCGAATGCTTTTTTGGGCTATAATTTCATGCTCACAGGAACAGTTGTAGAGGGTAAAAATCTTGGAAAAGAAATTGGTTTTCCAACAGCAAACCTTAATATTGAAGAAACTTATAAGCTTATTCCTAAAAATGGGTCATATGTAGTTAAATCAATTATAGATAGTATAACCATTTACGGAATGATGAATATAGGAAACAATCCTACCGTAAATGGAGAAAAACAAACTATTGAGGTTCATTTTTTTAATTTCGGTAAAAATATTTATAATAAAAAAATACAAGTAGAGCTTTTAAAAAGACTAAGAGATGAAGAAAAGTTTAGCTCAATAGATGCTTTAAAAGAACAACTACATAAAGATAAAGATATTAGCTTAAATTTTTTAGAGCATAACAATGCTTAA
- a CDS encoding ribose-phosphate pyrophosphokinase: protein MTKIKTQAKIFACTQSTELAKNIAKAYGEDLGNVITSTYSDGEFQPSFEESVRGARVFLIGSTHPGPQNLMELLLMLDAAKRASARHITAVIPYFGWARQDRKDKPRVPIAAKLVAKMLETAGATRIITMDLHADQIQGFFEKPVDHLFASTIFLPYLKGLNLDNLTIASPDMGGSKRAYAYSKALESDVVICYKQRAKANVISHMELIGNVEGKNVVLADDMVDTAGTLTKAADLMMERGALSVRAICTHPILSGNAYERIENSKLEELIVTDSIPLSQESKKIRVLSCANLFADVMHKVHHNKSISSKFIM, encoded by the coding sequence ATGACAAAAATTAAAACACAAGCCAAAATATTTGCCTGTACCCAAAGTACCGAGCTAGCTAAAAATATAGCTAAAGCTTATGGTGAAGATTTAGGTAATGTAATTACATCTACTTATAGTGATGGAGAGTTTCAGCCTTCTTTTGAAGAATCGGTGAGAGGTGCTAGAGTATTTCTTATCGGGTCTACACATCCTGGACCTCAAAATTTAATGGAGCTATTGTTAATGTTAGATGCTGCAAAACGAGCTTCTGCAAGACATATCACAGCAGTTATACCATATTTTGGATGGGCAAGACAAGATAGAAAAGACAAACCAAGAGTACCAATTGCAGCTAAGTTAGTTGCAAAAATGCTTGAAACTGCTGGAGCAACTAGAATTATTACAATGGATTTGCATGCAGATCAAATTCAAGGGTTTTTTGAAAAACCTGTCGATCATTTATTTGCTTCAACTATATTTTTACCTTATTTAAAAGGTTTAAACCTTGATAATTTAACTATTGCTTCTCCAGATATGGGTGGTTCTAAGAGAGCTTACGCATATTCTAAAGCCTTAGAGAGTGATGTAGTGATCTGTTATAAGCAACGTGCAAAGGCAAACGTAATTTCACACATGGAATTAATTGGCAATGTAGAAGGGAAAAATGTTGTACTTGCCGATGATATGGTAGATACAGCAGGAACACTTACAAAAGCGGCCGATTTGATGATGGAAAGGGGAGCGTTAAGTGTAAGAGCAATTTGTACACATCCAATTTTATCTGGAAATGCTTACGAGCGTATAGAAAATTCAAAATTAGAAGAATTAATCGTAACCGATTCTATTCCGTTATCACAAGAAAGTAAAAAAATAAGAGTATTAAGTTGTGCTAATTTATTTGCCGATGTTATGCATAAAGTACATCATAACAAATCTATCAGTTCAAAATTTATAATGTAA
- the pth gene encoding aminoacyl-tRNA hydrolase, which produces MKKFLIVGLGNIGEKYHNTRHNIGFKILDFFATEETLVFKTEKLADRAEYKLKGRTFIFLKPNTFMNLSGKAVKYWLEKEKIPLDNLLVITDDLNLPFGTLRLKTKGSDGGHNGLKDIQEKLSTTKYNRFRFGISDDFGKGRQVDYVLGEWTQEESEKLDERLSKSIEIIKSFALSGMNNTMNGFNGK; this is translated from the coding sequence ATGAAAAAGTTTTTAATAGTTGGTTTAGGTAATATTGGCGAAAAATACCATAACACAAGACATAATATTGGATTTAAAATACTTGATTTTTTTGCAACCGAAGAGACGTTGGTTTTTAAAACAGAAAAACTAGCCGATAGAGCAGAATACAAATTAAAAGGGAGGACTTTTATTTTTTTAAAACCAAATACATTTATGAATTTAAGTGGAAAAGCAGTTAAGTATTGGTTAGAAAAAGAAAAAATTCCTTTAGATAACTTATTAGTTATTACAGATGATTTAAACCTCCCTTTTGGAACATTAAGATTAAAAACAAAAGGAAGCGATGGAGGACATAATGGACTGAAGGATATTCAGGAAAAATTAAGCACAACTAAGTACAATAGATTTAGATTTGGTATTAGTGACGATTTTGGAAAAGGTCGACAAGTTGACTATGTTTTAGGGGAATGGACTCAAGAGGAAAGCGAAAAATTAGATGAACGACTAAGCAAAAGTATAGAGATAATTAAGTCATTTGCGCTATCTGGAATGAATAACACGATGAACGGATTTAACGGTAAATAA